Proteins encoded within one genomic window of Pectobacterium araliae:
- a CDS encoding LacI family DNA-binding transcriptional regulator yields MATLKDIADRAGVSISTVSRALNGTAPISAKVRQHIMAIATEQGYPLHKVGKATVVQTEPLRHILLATPRNLMLESEYNLVSLTLINALKTLCLQRNIQLRPFLGEHDTINEQQLLRELQGGKESGILIVNDDHPTLLNAVAESGIPAVLINGEDPSMRLSSVTPANHYAAAAAVRYLIEQGHTRILHLTWTSRMTIKQRERGYRDALAQAGIAVDEDLILSLPDFHPRTARDALLRWLTANPDRLGVTAIFCAADNQAIGVIDALYQHGLRVPEDISVMGMDDILPFDMLPVSLTTVHLPFETIARAALQLLAQQMTPAQALGIAQRTELAGQVVVRESVRRVG; encoded by the coding sequence ATGGCGACACTCAAGGATATTGCCGACCGCGCGGGGGTTTCCATCAGCACGGTTTCCCGCGCGCTGAACGGGACGGCACCGATCAGCGCCAAAGTCAGGCAGCACATCATGGCGATTGCCACCGAGCAAGGCTATCCGCTGCATAAAGTGGGCAAAGCGACCGTCGTGCAGACGGAACCGCTGCGCCACATCCTGCTGGCGACGCCGCGCAACCTGATGCTGGAAAGTGAGTACAATCTGGTGTCGCTGACGCTGATTAACGCCCTGAAAACGCTGTGTTTGCAACGTAACATCCAGCTACGTCCGTTTCTGGGGGAGCACGACACCATTAACGAACAGCAGCTGTTGCGTGAGCTTCAGGGCGGAAAAGAGAGCGGCATTCTGATCGTGAATGACGATCACCCGACGCTGCTGAACGCCGTAGCGGAAAGCGGTATTCCGGCGGTGCTGATCAACGGGGAAGATCCCTCCATGCGTCTGAGTAGCGTCACGCCTGCGAACCACTATGCCGCCGCCGCGGCAGTGCGTTATCTGATTGAACAAGGGCACACGCGGATTCTGCACTTGACCTGGACGTCGCGTATGACGATCAAACAGCGCGAGCGTGGCTATCGGGATGCGCTCGCGCAGGCGGGCATTGCGGTGGATGAGGATCTGATTCTGTCGCTGCCGGATTTCCACCCGCGCACGGCACGCGATGCGCTGCTGCGCTGGCTGACGGCTAACCCCGACAGATTGGGCGTTACCGCGATTTTCTGTGCGGCGGACAATCAGGCTATCGGCGTGATCGACGCGCTGTATCAGCACGGGCTACGCGTGCCGGAGGACATTTCCGTCATGGGCATGGACGACATTCTGCCGTTCGACATGCTGCCGGTTTCACTCACCACGGTGCATCTGCCGTTTGAGACCATCGCCCGCGCCGCGCTACAACTGCTGGCACAGCAAATGACGCCCGCGCAGGCGCTCGG